A DNA window from Amycolatopsis sp. DSM 110486 contains the following coding sequences:
- a CDS encoding flavin reductase family protein — MNTTFPLHTAIEPGILYFGTPVVLISTTNEDGSANLAPMSSAFWLGWRAMLGLGARSKTTQNLRRTRECVLNLPSAALAAAVDRLALTTGSDPVPPGKQQRGYFHVADKFGRAGLTPVSSETVAPPRVAECPVAMEAVLEATHPFAADDETQHGSIVGLEVRVQRVFVHDDIRLPGTDDRVDPDAWRPLIMSFQKLYGLGPQVRESTLASIPERLYRGPDIERARRAGVQTN, encoded by the coding sequence GTGAACACGACGTTTCCCTTGCACACGGCCATCGAGCCCGGAATCCTGTACTTCGGCACCCCCGTGGTGCTGATCTCCACGACCAATGAGGACGGTTCGGCGAACCTCGCCCCGATGTCCTCGGCGTTCTGGCTCGGCTGGCGAGCCATGCTCGGCCTGGGCGCGCGCTCGAAGACCACCCAGAACCTGCGGCGCACGCGCGAATGCGTGCTGAACCTGCCTTCGGCCGCTCTCGCCGCGGCCGTCGACCGGCTCGCGCTCACCACAGGCTCGGACCCGGTGCCCCCGGGCAAGCAGCAGCGCGGCTACTTCCACGTCGCCGACAAGTTCGGCCGCGCGGGCCTCACCCCCGTCTCGTCCGAGACGGTCGCGCCGCCACGCGTCGCCGAGTGCCCGGTGGCCATGGAGGCCGTCCTCGAGGCCACCCACCCCTTCGCCGCTGACGACGAGACCCAGCACGGCTCCATCGTGGGCCTGGAAGTCCGCGTCCAGCGCGTCTTCGTCCACGACGACATCCGCCTGCCCGGTACCGACGACCGCGTGGACCCCGACGCGTGGCGTCCGCTGATCATGAGCTTCCAGAAGCTCTACGGCCTGGGCCCGCAGGTGCGCGAGTCGACGCTGGCGTCCATTCCGGAGCGGCTCTACCGCGGTCCGGACATCGAGCGGGCCCGCCGGGCGGGGGTCCAGACCAATTGA
- a CDS encoding xanthine dehydrogenase family protein subunit M, with protein MIPAEFSYRRASTVDEALALLAEHGEDAKLLAGGHSLLPLMKLRFAAPEVVVDIAPLDELKFVRLDGEEVVIGALSRYHDLHSDPVLAEHAPLIAHASGAVGDPQVRHRGTLGGSLVHADSAADLPAVILASDGVLVARGPAGERRIPASEFFLGPFTTPLEPDELLTEIRLPSQAGLGWGFEKFTRRNIDWAIVGVAVVGKSVGLINLGGTPLRAAATEKALADGASADEAAALAAEDTSPPDEPHASAEYRRHLARVLTRRALLAAGIA; from the coding sequence GTGATCCCCGCCGAGTTCTCCTACCGTCGGGCGTCCACTGTGGACGAGGCGCTGGCGCTGCTGGCCGAGCACGGTGAGGACGCGAAGCTGCTCGCCGGCGGGCATTCGCTGCTGCCGCTGATGAAACTGCGGTTCGCGGCGCCCGAGGTCGTGGTGGACATCGCGCCGCTCGACGAGCTGAAGTTCGTGCGGCTCGACGGCGAGGAGGTGGTGATCGGCGCGCTGTCGCGGTACCACGACCTCCACAGCGACCCGGTGCTCGCCGAGCACGCGCCGCTCATCGCGCACGCTTCGGGTGCCGTCGGAGATCCGCAGGTGCGCCACCGCGGCACGCTCGGCGGTTCGCTCGTGCACGCCGACTCGGCCGCCGACCTGCCCGCGGTGATCCTCGCGTCCGACGGCGTGCTCGTCGCGCGCGGTCCGGCGGGGGAGCGGCGTATCCCGGCATCCGAGTTCTTCCTGGGCCCGTTCACCACGCCGCTGGAGCCGGACGAGCTGCTGACCGAGATCCGCCTGCCCAGCCAGGCCGGACTGGGCTGGGGCTTCGAGAAGTTCACGCGCCGGAACATCGACTGGGCGATCGTGGGCGTCGCGGTGGTCGGCAAGTCCGTGGGCCTGATCAACCTCGGCGGCACCCCGCTGCGGGCCGCGGCGACGGAGAAGGCGCTGGCGGACGGCGCTTCGGCCGACGAGGCCGCGGCGCTCGCCGCCGAGGACACCTCGCCGCCCGACGAGCCCCACGCGTCGGCGGAGTACCGCCGGCACCTGGCGCGCGTGCTGACGCGGCGGGCACTGCTGGCGGCGGGCATCGCCTGA
- a CDS encoding xanthine dehydrogenase family protein molybdopterin-binding subunit translates to MSIVGTRVVRVEDEKLITSGGTYVDDLREAALTGAVHAVFVRSPIAHARITGIDTEEAKQAPGVVGVFTAADLDLAPQQVGPVTEPFLATDVVRYVGEPVALVLTEERYQLADAAELVDVDYDPLDAVASIDAALSGEIELFPGGGGTGNVMQVNGAEEFDDAVFADCDAVVTQTILNPRVAPASLEVRGGSAAWGEDGRLTLWLSTQNAQIARTTVAGALGLGEERVRVIAPDVGGGFGAKIGADPEASLLGWAARAVGRPVRWTESRSENLTAMTHGRAQQNTVTIGGKRDGAVLAYRIDVVQDSGAYPRAMFLPTLTEMMAPGVYRFPVVQTRSRCVVTNTTPIAAYRGAGRPEATAAVERAMDLFAAEIGMDPAEVRRVNFIRPEEFPYTTPTGGDYDTGEYAAALDKVLEAAGYAELRAEQELRRAAGDPVALGLGIAAYVEITGGDASGESGRVDIHEDGSVTAYTGSSPHGQGLATSLAMLLSDQLGVPLAKITVKHGDTDEVPRAVGTFGSRSLQLGGSAVRQAADEVIAQARELAADLLEAAAEDLELDTERGVWQVRGAPSSTTLDWARIVSAAESAALSADVWFGDGKPTFPFGAHLAVVEVDTETGKVEVRRLVAVDDAGPVVNPLTFRGQRHGGLGQGIAQALLEVVNYDEDGNPTTATLADYSFVTATELPDFELVDMATPTTRNLLGVKGIGEAATIGSTPAVHNAVVDALAHHGVRHLDMPTTPMRVWAALNDVRKAD, encoded by the coding sequence ATGAGCATTGTCGGCACCCGCGTGGTGCGCGTCGAGGACGAGAAGCTGATCACCTCGGGCGGAACGTACGTCGACGACTTGCGGGAGGCGGCGCTCACCGGCGCCGTCCACGCGGTCTTCGTGCGCAGCCCGATCGCCCACGCGCGCATCACCGGCATCGACACCGAAGAGGCGAAGCAGGCACCGGGAGTCGTCGGCGTTTTCACGGCGGCGGATCTCGACCTCGCGCCTCAGCAAGTCGGTCCCGTGACCGAACCGTTCCTCGCCACGGACGTCGTGCGCTACGTCGGCGAACCCGTCGCGCTGGTGCTCACCGAAGAGCGCTACCAGCTGGCCGACGCGGCGGAGCTGGTCGACGTGGACTACGACCCGCTGGACGCCGTGGCGAGCATCGACGCCGCGCTGTCCGGCGAAATCGAGCTGTTCCCCGGTGGTGGTGGCACCGGCAACGTCATGCAGGTGAACGGCGCCGAGGAGTTCGACGACGCGGTGTTCGCGGACTGCGACGCCGTCGTCACGCAGACGATCCTCAACCCGCGCGTGGCCCCGGCGTCGCTCGAGGTGCGCGGCGGATCGGCGGCGTGGGGCGAGGACGGCCGGCTGACGTTGTGGCTGTCCACGCAGAACGCCCAGATCGCCCGGACCACCGTGGCGGGTGCTCTGGGGCTCGGCGAGGAACGCGTGCGCGTGATCGCGCCGGACGTCGGCGGCGGCTTCGGCGCCAAGATCGGCGCCGACCCCGAGGCGAGCCTGCTCGGCTGGGCCGCGCGTGCCGTCGGGCGGCCGGTGCGGTGGACCGAGTCGCGCAGCGAGAACCTCACGGCGATGACCCACGGCCGGGCGCAGCAGAACACGGTGACCATCGGCGGCAAGCGCGACGGGGCGGTGCTCGCGTACCGGATCGACGTCGTGCAGGACAGCGGCGCCTACCCGCGCGCCATGTTCCTGCCCACGCTGACCGAGATGATGGCGCCCGGCGTGTACCGCTTCCCCGTGGTGCAGACGCGCAGCCGCTGCGTGGTCACGAACACCACGCCGATCGCCGCCTACCGCGGCGCGGGCCGGCCCGAGGCGACGGCCGCGGTCGAGCGCGCGATGGACCTGTTCGCCGCCGAGATCGGGATGGACCCGGCCGAGGTGCGGCGGGTCAACTTCATCCGCCCGGAGGAATTCCCGTACACCACGCCGACCGGCGGGGACTACGACACGGGCGAGTACGCGGCGGCGCTCGACAAGGTGCTCGAGGCCGCGGGCTACGCCGAGCTGCGCGCGGAGCAGGAGCTGCGCCGCGCCGCGGGCGACCCGGTGGCACTGGGTCTCGGCATCGCGGCCTACGTCGAGATCACCGGCGGCGACGCGAGCGGCGAGAGCGGCCGCGTCGATATCCACGAAGACGGCTCGGTCACCGCGTACACGGGCAGCTCGCCGCACGGCCAGGGGCTGGCGACGTCGTTGGCGATGCTCCTGTCAGACCAGCTCGGCGTGCCGCTGGCGAAGATCACCGTGAAGCACGGCGACACCGACGAGGTCCCGCGCGCGGTCGGCACGTTCGGCTCGCGGTCTCTGCAGCTCGGCGGCTCGGCGGTCCGGCAGGCGGCCGACGAGGTGATCGCCCAGGCCCGGGAGCTCGCGGCCGACCTGCTCGAGGCCGCGGCCGAGGATCTGGAGCTCGACACGGAACGCGGGGTCTGGCAGGTGCGCGGCGCGCCGTCGAGCACCACGCTCGACTGGGCGCGGATCGTGTCCGCGGCCGAGAGCGCGGCGCTGTCGGCCGACGTGTGGTTCGGGGACGGCAAGCCGACGTTCCCGTTCGGCGCGCACCTCGCCGTGGTCGAGGTCGACACGGAGACGGGCAAGGTCGAGGTGCGGCGGCTGGTCGCGGTCGACGACGCCGGGCCGGTGGTGAACCCGCTGACCTTCCGCGGCCAGCGCCACGGCGGGCTCGGCCAGGGCATCGCGCAGGCGCTGCTGGAGGTCGTGAACTACGACGAGGACGGCAACCCGACCACGGCCACGCTCGCGGACTACTCGTTCGTGACCGCGACCGAGCTGCCCGACTTCGAGCTCGTGGACATGGCGACGCCGACGACTCGGAACCTGCTGGGGGTCAAGGGGATCGGCGAGGCCGCGACGATCGGGTCGACGCCGGCGGTGCACAACGCGGTGGTCGACGCGCTCGCCCACCACGGCGTGCGGCACCTGGACATGCCGACCACCCCGATGCGGGTCTGGGCGGCCCTGAACGACGTGAGGAAGGCGGACTGA
- a CDS encoding (2Fe-2S)-binding protein, translating into MRVSIEVNGRTTAGEVPDRTLLVHYLRDTVGLTGTNIGCDTTSCGACTVLFDGESVKSCTVLAAQADGHEVTTVEGLAGDDGELHPVQRAFREQHGLQCGFCTPGMMMASVSLLKENPQPSRREVREALEGNLCRCTGYHNIVSAVVEASGQEVDR; encoded by the coding sequence GTGCGGGTCTCCATCGAGGTGAACGGCCGGACCACGGCCGGGGAGGTGCCGGACCGGACGCTGCTGGTGCACTACCTGCGCGACACCGTCGGGCTCACCGGCACGAACATCGGCTGCGACACCACTTCGTGCGGCGCCTGCACGGTCCTGTTCGACGGCGAGTCGGTGAAGTCGTGCACGGTGCTGGCCGCGCAGGCCGACGGGCACGAGGTGACCACAGTGGAGGGTCTGGCCGGCGACGACGGCGAGCTGCACCCCGTGCAGCGCGCGTTCCGCGAGCAGCACGGGCTCCAGTGCGGCTTCTGCACGCCGGGGATGATGATGGCTTCGGTGTCGCTGCTGAAGGAGAACCCGCAGCCCTCGCGACGCGAGGTCCGGGAGGCGCTCGAAGGGAACCTGTGCCGCTGCACGGGTTACCACAACATCGTGAGCGCCGTGGTCGAGGCTTCCGGGCAGGAGGTGGACCGGTGA
- a CDS encoding YwqJ-related putative deaminase has protein sequence MLDPLGLFMCVQSEAEEVADIASRNNFPTAMASVLRPAGHDQNSVFYGFSGRGNHDIRTGRQGSYANQNRLNGRNPETHKLPGGTTQHPRLTQALNNVPPNRRAENFQHGGCAEMDAVNQALHDSRGRPLTRQALQNRLDDLNGGRMGIAGVDSKTGGLSDRQGRYFPPCTTCDHVLGQFGIRPSGHSDPTLPARPLPQAAPAPAPAPAPAAPAPALAPAPTPTPAPAPAPAPSGPAPSSSTAPPKPSWADIAKRR, from the coding sequence ATGCTCGACCCGCTCGGCCTGTTCATGTGCGTGCAGTCCGAAGCGGAAGAGGTCGCGGACATCGCGTCGCGCAACAACTTCCCGACCGCGATGGCGTCGGTGCTGCGTCCGGCCGGGCACGACCAGAACTCGGTGTTCTACGGCTTCAGCGGCCGCGGGAACCACGACATCCGCACCGGCCGGCAAGGGTCGTACGCGAACCAGAACCGGCTCAACGGCCGCAACCCCGAGACCCACAAGCTGCCGGGCGGCACGACGCAGCACCCGAGGCTCACGCAGGCGCTGAACAACGTGCCGCCGAACCGCCGCGCGGAGAACTTCCAGCACGGCGGGTGCGCCGAGATGGACGCGGTCAACCAGGCACTGCACGACAGCCGCGGCCGTCCCCTGACGCGGCAGGCGCTGCAGAACCGGCTCGACGACCTCAACGGCGGCCGGATGGGCATCGCGGGTGTCGACAGCAAGACGGGCGGGCTCAGCGACCGGCAGGGCCGCTACTTCCCGCCCTGCACGACCTGCGACCACGTGCTGGGGCAGTTCGGGATCCGCCCGTCGGGGCACTCGGACCCCACGCTGCCCGCGCGCCCGTTGCCGCAGGCCGCGCCGGCCCCGGCGCCGGCTCCCGCACCGGCGGCTCCCGCCCCGGCTCTCGCACCCGCTCCGACGCCCACACCGGCTCCGGCTCCTGCTCCCGCTCCTTCGGGCCCGGCGCCGAGCAGTTCGACGGCGCCGCCGAAACCGTCGTGGGCGGACATCGCTAAGCGCCGCTGA